One region of Solanum pennellii chromosome 6, SPENNV200 genomic DNA includes:
- the LOC107022715 gene encoding dCTP pyrophosphatase 1-like, whose translation MTGKEEMTSVTLDLLKKKMDDFAKERDWEKFHSPRNLLLALVGEVGELSEIFQWKGEVPKGLPDWKENEKLHVGEELSDVLLYLVRLSDICGIDLGQAALRKVQLNAIKYPIKKPNDK comes from the exons ATGACAGGGAAAGAAGAGATGACTAGTGTAACACTTGATcttcttaagaaaaaaatggatgaTTTTGCTAAAGAAAGAGATTGGGAGAAGTTTCATAGCCCAAGAAACCTTCTTTTGGCTCTG GTTGGAGAAGTTGGAGAATTATCAGAAATATTTCAGTGGAAAGGAGAAGTTCCAAAGGGTTTACCAGATTGgaaagaaaatgagaaattaCATGTTGGTGAAGAACTTTCTGATGTTTTGTTGTATCTTGTTAGGCTTTCTGATATTTGTGGCATTGATCTTGGCCAAGCTGCTCTTCGTAAAGTTCAACTCAATGCTATCAAGTACCCTATCAAGAAACctaatgataaataa